The proteins below are encoded in one region of Diorhabda carinulata isolate Delta chromosome 3, icDioCari1.1, whole genome shotgun sequence:
- the LOC130892048 gene encoding BLOC-2 complex member HPS5 homolog isoform X7: MLVWLLRSLKIAKNGRVNNNNITFFLICVKMEKYLLVEYLSTIKTAISETFKNTQRIKITCFDVSNQYIILGTSSGGIYVFKRSPCEFLKLIPSKEGTTVQIKISANEKNLALASSRGYVIIVENVFVDFNLRPLLYTEHEGNTITVMTWHGNDLYCGDNTGKISVSTISSTLTKAIFQTSSATLMHLDSTIIQIDIYKNYLLVSTKTCTYLCDTEKEQYKQIGKKLRDGNFGGCFSQRDASDYSSKCERTRSTFKTLGEEGNFSGAINNSDGKVYCARPGGRLWVANFEGTVLATYQFKQSFCENPSDLITIENTKEARLNVTKCDNNNVSKDFNFGKVYLLCANIIFTYDNQGIYFFDMETTSLICWSHVYDNIKDIQIVKRNIYVWRNNLQINIVSLQSLEELLTSAISSHQYLLCSDLCITFNNEVLTLIEKSNRINVLCLLPRKLKELGAKDLLEKTQNVLDKISEYYNDDENEMVLVENQYSPENKVQNSKVDKNLEKSEILYKQYVLNKSYKLAELTESSKILNSLKLNELPPLFESFVKYVQENYDEDPSLWCKEQMIKLSFRNSNNLNDLLPSTLDFLSASFLELNNYEVDCCNCKFPLPKAHKRKVEHYKLACKLYDYTENKKEYLNNIPSLYKHKASETKFNLSLIVQFSDLCLFKDCASKITFEKWDEIIKLFIRLNKGMCLNCDEKIDLEGILTWSDIGKHMVEIIGPKTAVKLLMRYSRFIPSGQLDMQFYQSCIFSTISDQQGPAVKFIGDMRIKETSHM; this comes from the exons aacttttaaaaatactcAACGTATTAAA ataacttgttttgatgtttcaaaTCAGTATATCATTTTGGGAACTAGTAGTGGCGGAATCTATGTGTTCAAAAGGTCTCCATGTGAATTTCTTAAGTTAATTCCAAGCAAA GAAGGAACAAccgttcaaataaaaatatctgcaaatgaaaaaaatttagctCTAGCATCTTCTAGGGGATATGTGATAATTgtagaaaatgtttttgttgatttcaaTTTAAGACCTCTTTTGTATACAGAACACGAAGGCAATACTATAACTGTGATGACATGGCATGGAAATGATTTATACTGTGGTGATAATACTGGAAAAATTTCAGTATCTACAATAAGTTCAACATTA accAAAGCTATTTTTCAAACTTCCTCTGCAACTTTAATGCATCTTGATTCAACCATAATTCAAAtagatatttacaaaaactatTTACTTGTTTCAACTAAAACTTGTACTTATCTTTGTGATACAGAAAAAGAGCAATACAAgcaaataggaaaaaaattgagggATGGAAATTTTGGTGGATGTTTTTCACAAAGAGATGCTTCGGATTATTCTTCAAAATGTGAAAGAACTAGAAGTACATTTAAAACTTTGGGAGAGGAAGGAAACTTCAGTGGTGCTATAAATAACAGTGATGGAAAAGTTTATTGTGCTAGGCCTGGAGGTAGATTGTGGGTAGCAAACTTTGAAGGAACAGTTTTGGCGACCTATCAGTTTAAACAGTCTTTCTGTGAAAATCCATCTGATTTAATTACCatagaaaatacaaaagaaGCTAGACTCAATGTAACTAAATGTGACAATAATAATGTCTCTAAGGATTTTAATTTTGGTAAAGTTTATCTTTTATGTGCAAACATAATTTTTACTTATGATAATCAAGGTatctatttttttgatatgGAAACAACTAGCCTCATATGTTGGTCTCATGTTTATGACAATATTAAAGATATACAAATTGTGAAACGAAACATCTATGTTTGGAGAAACAATCTACAAATCAACATTGTTTCATTACAGTCTTTAGAAGAGTTGTTAACAAGTGCTATAAGTAGCCAccaatatttattatgttcGGATTTATGCATAACttttaataatgaagttttgactttaatagaaaaatcaaatagAATTAATGTATTATGTCTTCTACCACGGAAATTAAAAGAATTAGGTGCCAAAGATCTTttagaaaaaactcaaaatgtaTTAGACAAAATTAGCGAGTATtataatgatgatgaaaatgaGATGGTTTTAGTAGAAAATCAGTATTCACCTGAAAATAAAGTGCAAAATTCAAAAGtcgataaaaatttggaaaaatcggaaattttatataaacaatatgtACTTAACAAATCTTACAAGTTAGCAGAATTAACAGAAAGTAGTAAAATTCTAAACAGTTTAAAATTGAATGAACTACCTCCATTATTTGAGTCTTTTGTTAAATACGTCCAAGAAAATTATGATGAAGATCCTTCCTTGTGGTGCAAAGAACAGATGATAAAACTTTCTTTTAGAAATTCTAACAACCTTAATGATTTATTACCGAGTACTCTAGATTTTTTGAGTGCTTCGTTTCTAGAATTAAACAATTATGAAGTAGACTGTTGTAATTGTAAATTTCCATTACCCAAAGCTCATAAAAGGAAAGTAGAACATTACAAACTGGCTTGCAAATTGTACGATTACACAGAGAACAAAAAAGAATACTTAAACAACATTCCATCTTTATACAAGCACAAGGCTAGTGAGACAAAATTTAACCTTTCATTAATAGTCCAGTTTAGCGATTTGTGTTTATTTAAAGATTGTGCCAGTAAAATCACCTTCGAAAAATGGgacgaaattataaaattgtttatacgATTAAATAAAGGCATGTGTTTAAATTGTGATGAGAAGATCGATTTGGAAGGCATATTAACTTGGAGCGATATAGGAAAGCATATGGTTGAAATCATAGGGCCAAAAACCGCTGTTAAATTATTAATGAGGTATTCTAGGTTTATTCCAAGTGGCCAGTTGGACATGCAATTTTATCAGAGTTGTATTTTTTCCACTATAAGTGATCAACAAGGTCCAGCTGTCAAGTTTATTGGTGACATGAGAATTAAGGAAACCTCACACATG
- the LOC130892048 gene encoding BLOC-2 complex member HPS5 homolog isoform X6 yields the protein MLVWLLRSLKIAKNGRVNNNNITFFLICVKMEKYLLVEYLSTIKTAISETFKNTQRIKITCFDVSNQYIILGTSSGGIYVFKRSPCEFLKLIPSKEGTTVQIKISANEKNLALASSRGYVIIVENVFVDFNLRPLLYTEHEGNTITVMTWHGNDLYCGDNTGKISVSTISSTLTKAIFQTSSATLMHLDSTIIQIDIYKNYLLVSTKTCTYLCDTEKEQYKQIGKKLRDGNFGGCFSQRDASDYSSKCERTRSTFKTLGEEGNFSGAINNSDGKVYCARPGGRLWVANFEGTVLATYQFKQSFCENPSDLITIENTKEARLNVTKCDNNNVSKDFNFGKVYLLCANIIFTYDNQGIYFFDMETTSLICWSHVYDNIKDIQIVKRNIYVWRNNLQINIVSLQSLEELLTSAISSHQYLLCSDLCITFNNEVLTLIEKSNRINVLCLLPRKLKELGAKDLLEKTQNVLDKISEYYNDDENEMVLVENQYSPENKVQNSKVDKNLEKSEILYKQYVLNKSYKLAELTESSKILNSLKLNELPPLFESFVKYVQENYDEDPSLWCKEQMIKLSFRNSNNLNDLLPSTLDFLSASFLELNNYEVDCCNCKFPLPKAHKRKVEHYKLACKLYDYTENKKEYLNNIPSLYKHKASETKFNLSLIVQFSDLCLFKDCASKITFEKWDEIIKLFIRLNKGMCLNCDEKIDLEGILTWSDIGKHMVEIIGPKTAVKLLMRYSRFIPSGQLDMQFYQSCIFSTISDQQGPAVKFIGDMRIKETSHMLLEIEIQPF from the exons aacttttaaaaatactcAACGTATTAAA ataacttgttttgatgtttcaaaTCAGTATATCATTTTGGGAACTAGTAGTGGCGGAATCTATGTGTTCAAAAGGTCTCCATGTGAATTTCTTAAGTTAATTCCAAGCAAA GAAGGAACAAccgttcaaataaaaatatctgcaaatgaaaaaaatttagctCTAGCATCTTCTAGGGGATATGTGATAATTgtagaaaatgtttttgttgatttcaaTTTAAGACCTCTTTTGTATACAGAACACGAAGGCAATACTATAACTGTGATGACATGGCATGGAAATGATTTATACTGTGGTGATAATACTGGAAAAATTTCAGTATCTACAATAAGTTCAACATTA accAAAGCTATTTTTCAAACTTCCTCTGCAACTTTAATGCATCTTGATTCAACCATAATTCAAAtagatatttacaaaaactatTTACTTGTTTCAACTAAAACTTGTACTTATCTTTGTGATACAGAAAAAGAGCAATACAAgcaaataggaaaaaaattgagggATGGAAATTTTGGTGGATGTTTTTCACAAAGAGATGCTTCGGATTATTCTTCAAAATGTGAAAGAACTAGAAGTACATTTAAAACTTTGGGAGAGGAAGGAAACTTCAGTGGTGCTATAAATAACAGTGATGGAAAAGTTTATTGTGCTAGGCCTGGAGGTAGATTGTGGGTAGCAAACTTTGAAGGAACAGTTTTGGCGACCTATCAGTTTAAACAGTCTTTCTGTGAAAATCCATCTGATTTAATTACCatagaaaatacaaaagaaGCTAGACTCAATGTAACTAAATGTGACAATAATAATGTCTCTAAGGATTTTAATTTTGGTAAAGTTTATCTTTTATGTGCAAACATAATTTTTACTTATGATAATCAAGGTatctatttttttgatatgGAAACAACTAGCCTCATATGTTGGTCTCATGTTTATGACAATATTAAAGATATACAAATTGTGAAACGAAACATCTATGTTTGGAGAAACAATCTACAAATCAACATTGTTTCATTACAGTCTTTAGAAGAGTTGTTAACAAGTGCTATAAGTAGCCAccaatatttattatgttcGGATTTATGCATAACttttaataatgaagttttgactttaatagaaaaatcaaatagAATTAATGTATTATGTCTTCTACCACGGAAATTAAAAGAATTAGGTGCCAAAGATCTTttagaaaaaactcaaaatgtaTTAGACAAAATTAGCGAGTATtataatgatgatgaaaatgaGATGGTTTTAGTAGAAAATCAGTATTCACCTGAAAATAAAGTGCAAAATTCAAAAGtcgataaaaatttggaaaaatcggaaattttatataaacaatatgtACTTAACAAATCTTACAAGTTAGCAGAATTAACAGAAAGTAGTAAAATTCTAAACAGTTTAAAATTGAATGAACTACCTCCATTATTTGAGTCTTTTGTTAAATACGTCCAAGAAAATTATGATGAAGATCCTTCCTTGTGGTGCAAAGAACAGATGATAAAACTTTCTTTTAGAAATTCTAACAACCTTAATGATTTATTACCGAGTACTCTAGATTTTTTGAGTGCTTCGTTTCTAGAATTAAACAATTATGAAGTAGACTGTTGTAATTGTAAATTTCCATTACCCAAAGCTCATAAAAGGAAAGTAGAACATTACAAACTGGCTTGCAAATTGTACGATTACACAGAGAACAAAAAAGAATACTTAAACAACATTCCATCTTTATACAAGCACAAGGCTAGTGAGACAAAATTTAACCTTTCATTAATAGTCCAGTTTAGCGATTTGTGTTTATTTAAAGATTGTGCCAGTAAAATCACCTTCGAAAAATGGgacgaaattataaaattgtttatacgATTAAATAAAGGCATGTGTTTAAATTGTGATGAGAAGATCGATTTGGAAGGCATATTAACTTGGAGCGATATAGGAAAGCATATGGTTGAAATCATAGGGCCAAAAACCGCTGTTAAATTATTAATGAGGTATTCTAGGTTTATTCCAAGTGGCCAGTTGGACATGCAATTTTATCAGAGTTGTATTTTTTCCACTATAAGTGATCAACAAGGTCCAGCTGTCAAGTTTATTGGTGACATGAGAATTAAGGAAACCTCACACATG